The genomic region CCGGCGAACGCCATCGTCTCGGGGGTGAGCAGGCCGTGCTTGCCACTCGTGATGGCGGCGCAGCCGGTGACGACCACGAGCACGTTGTTGGCGATGAGCTCGCGCACCGTGTTGACGACAGCGTAGTCCTGCTGGGCCCGAGGGCTCGAGCAGCCGACGATCGCGGCCACGCCACGGATGCGGCCGTTGACGATGTTCTCGTTGAGCGGGGTGAGAGAGGCGCGCATCTTGCCGCCGAGCATGTAGCGGATGTACTCGTGGCTGAAGCCGGCGACGAGCGGCTCGGAGACGTCGGGGATGTGGACGTCGCCGCGGTTGGGGTAGTTCTCGATGGCCTGCTTCACGATCGCCCGAGCGGCCTCACGCGGATTGTGCTCGTCGACGATGATCTGCTCGGAGTCGCCGATGCAGGCCTTCGGGCTCGAGGAGACGAGCTTCGTGTGGAAGTGCGAGGCGACCTCGGTCAGCCCCTGGAAGATGCACTGCACGTCGACGACCATCGTCTCGACGGCGCCGGTGAGCACCGCGAGCTCCTGATGGAGCATGTTGCCCGCGGGCGGCACGCCCTTGCGCATGAGCGATTCGTTGGCGGTGCAGCAGATGCCGGCGACGTTGATGCCCTTGGCGCCGACGGTCTCGGCGAGCGCGATCATCTCGGGCTCGCGCGTGGCGTCGATGATCATGGACGCGAGCAGCGGCTCGTGACCGTGGATGAGGATGTTGACCTTGTCTGCCGAGAGCACGCCGAGGTTCGCCTGGCTGCGGACCGGCTGCGGCGTGCCGTAGAGCACGTCCTGTAGGTCGGTGGCGAGCATCGAGCCGCCCCAACCGCTGGCCAGCGCGCACTTGATCGCGCCGTCGAGCAGCGACTTGTAGTTCTGATCGGTGCCCGCGTGCGTGCGGTGCATCGCCTCGACGATCTCGCGGTCGATGCCGCGCGGCACGACGTCGAGCTCGCGCCACAGCTTCTGGCGCTTCTCGGGAGCGCGGCTCACGCCGATGAGCTCGCCGGTCTGCTGTCCGAACTGCGCGAGCGCGCATTCGGACACCGCCAGCGCGAGCTCGTTGACGTCCTTGCCGGCGGCCTCGATGCCCATGTAACCCGCGACCTTCGCGAGCTTCACCGGGTCGGAGATGGTGCCGCCCTCGATCTCGCCGCTCGCAATGGCGTGCA from Coriobacteriia bacterium harbors:
- the cooS gene encoding anaerobic carbon-monoxide dehydrogenase catalytic subunit, whose product is MTDVTKAGPTDFTDYSIDPTASEMLKIAEDAGIETVFSRSRTITPCSTGANGACCKLCAMGPCRLIGKHDRGVCGADRPTVAARNFTRQVAAGTAAHSDHGRDVALALHAIASGEIEGGTISDPVKLAKVAGYMGIEAAGKDVNELALAVSECALAQFGQQTGELIGVSRAPEKRQKLWRELDVVPRGIDREIVEAMHRTHAGTDQNYKSLLDGAIKCALASGWGGSMLATDLQDVLYGTPQPVRSQANLGVLSADKVNILIHGHEPLLASMIIDATREPEMIALAETVGAKGINVAGICCTANESLMRKGVPPAGNMLHQELAVLTGAVETMVVDVQCIFQGLTEVASHFHTKLVSSSPKACIGDSEQIIVDEHNPREAARAIVKQAIENYPNRGDVHIPDVSEPLVAGFSHEYIRYMLGGKMRASLTPLNENIVNGRIRGVAAIVGCSSPRAQQDYAVVNTVRELIANNVLVVVTGCAAITSGKHGLLTPETMAFAGETLAEVCETIGIPPVLHMGSCVDNSRILTVLADVAATGGLGDDIAGLPAVALSPEWFSEKALEIATYAVGSGVHVIFGGVGSPTANSPEVTEYMISGWTERYGGSLRFIAEPQDMVTATLDLIDGARAALKIDVPAERVLFDMDMRRELSV